The DNA segment CAATCACATAATTATGGGTATACTCTTTGAATGATTCAGGAaattcatatctatctttctttATTTTAAACCTGTGCATACAATATATTTATTATCAGTCGGGCAATACAAAGTCCACCAATTTACTCTCTTTCTCCATACTTAAAATTGTTGTTCGGTCCAAAACAGATAGTATATCAAATGTTTATATCAACGCTTGCGCATTGTAATATCTGTAGATGCATGTGTACCCAGTATTCCAAAATGATTTGCATATACAAAAATTATTAACTTCATAGTTGTAAGATTTTAGTTAAAGTGGTCAAGTTTGTAATTATGAGAATGGCCGATCAAGATGCAAATAATAATAACCTCCTTTTGAGGGAAAATTTAGTAAGTTTTATCATTCTTAGgttataaatatgtatatatgtagaaTTCTAATTATTTTTCGTGCAGAAGAAAGATGtacaatatatatttttcaatagTAGTATGTCAAACGATTACATAATTATTGAAAATAGGCTGAGTTGGTATGTACATTTAAGTTGACTACAATTTTTTCTTTAAGGTAAAAACTGCTGTGGAATTTTTACAAAATCCTAAGGTACAAAATAGTCCTGTTGGACGTAAACAGGAATTTCTTAGAAAAAAGGGTTTAACTGAGGATGAAATTAAGACAGCTTTTAAACTAGCTTCTATTGATTTAACAGTCGATCAGAATGTTCATAATTCAAAGGATTATACTGTGGTTCCTATCCCACCGGGGCAAATTCATCCATATCTTCAAACACATCCATACCAAATATCTAGTTTCCAAAGAATGAAGGAATTCTTTAATACTACTGCCCTAATTGGAGCTACTATATATTGTGTTTATTGGTTTTACAAGGTACTATCAAACATATGCGATAAAATCTTCTTTTGAAATCTTACAACAAATTAACTAAGGGCCGTGTCAtattttagaaatttattgAACCATTTCTATTCGGTCGGAAAAAGAAAGATAGTATAAGGGATTCGGTCAATGAATTAGACAAGACTATTCAAAATTCCATGAAAGAAGTAAAACAGTCTATTTCGAAAGTTGAGGGAGATGTACAAAAATTGACACAGAATCAATCCATTGACCCAATGATACCTCAGTTGGTACAAGAATTGAAACAAGATTTAGCTAGTCTCAAGTCTTTACTCTTATCAAGGTATAACATATGCTTACTTCATATATTGTCCATTTTATACCAAAATCATAAGTGTACAAttttacttttataatgaaaaaGTAGGAtaaatttctttttctattGCTATCCTCTTGATATAATGATA comes from the Xylocopa sonorina isolate GNS202 chromosome 1, iyXylSono1_principal, whole genome shotgun sequence genome and includes:
- the Pex14 gene encoding peroxisomal biogenesis factor 14; protein product: MRMADQDANNNNLLLRENLVKTAVEFLQNPKVQNSPVGRKQEFLRKKGLTEDEIKTAFKLASIDLTVDQNVHNSKDYTVVPIPPGQIHPYLQTHPYQISSFQRMKEFFNTTALIGATIYCVYWFYKKFIEPFLFGRKKKDSIRDSVNELDKTIQNSMKEVKQSISKVEGDVQKLTQNQSIDPMIPQLVQELKQDLASLKSLLLSRKQFPSAPASVPSISIPTWQLDAAGTNQEKPSEREDDAGSGSSANNSDSSLEMIREDPPKV